One segment of Comamonas thiooxydans DNA contains the following:
- a CDS encoding 3',5'-nucleoside bisphosphate phosphatase: MPKTYLNADLHCHSVVSDGTLTPEQLALRAAERGVELWALTDHDEVGGQHRAAAAASSAGLDYLTGTEISVSFSGSGVHIVGLGFDADDAALTQGLYDTRHGRGPRAREMARQLELAGIPGAYEGALRHAGNPELISRTHFARFLVETGVCADTYEVFKRYLTEGKPGYVAHVWANLEDAVRWIVEAGGVAVIAHPARYDLSQNEEYALFSKFKELGGQGVEVVTGSHRPHEYAIYADLALEFGLAASRGSDFHSPDESQIDLGQLPYLPGQLTPVWELLQDRIQRA; the protein is encoded by the coding sequence GTGCCCAAAACCTATCTGAACGCCGATCTGCACTGCCACTCCGTCGTCTCCGACGGCACTCTGACGCCCGAGCAACTGGCTCTGCGTGCCGCCGAGCGAGGGGTTGAGCTCTGGGCGCTGACCGATCACGACGAGGTCGGCGGCCAGCACCGGGCAGCAGCCGCAGCCAGCTCAGCAGGGCTGGACTATCTGACAGGCACTGAAATTTCCGTCAGCTTCTCGGGCAGCGGCGTACATATCGTGGGCCTGGGCTTTGACGCCGACGATGCCGCTCTGACGCAAGGCCTCTACGACACGCGCCACGGCCGCGGCCCGCGCGCCCGCGAAATGGCCAGGCAGCTGGAGCTGGCCGGCATTCCCGGTGCCTATGAAGGAGCGCTGCGCCACGCAGGCAACCCCGAGCTGATCTCGCGCACCCACTTTGCCCGCTTTCTCGTGGAGACCGGGGTCTGCGCCGATACCTATGAGGTCTTCAAACGCTATCTGACCGAAGGCAAGCCTGGTTATGTCGCCCATGTCTGGGCGAATCTGGAGGACGCCGTGCGCTGGATCGTGGAGGCAGGCGGCGTGGCCGTGATTGCTCACCCGGCGCGTTACGACTTGAGCCAGAACGAGGAATATGCGCTGTTTTCCAAGTTCAAGGAGCTCGGCGGCCAGGGCGTGGAGGTCGTGACCGGCAGCCACCGCCCGCACGAATATGCGATCTATGCCGATCTGGCCCTGGAATTCGGCCTGGCCGCATCGCGCGGCAGCGACTTTCACAGCCCCGATGAATCGCAGATAGACCTGGGACAGCTGCCCTATCTGCCCGGCCAGCTCACTCCCGTCTGGGAGCTGCTGCAGGACCGCATACAGCGCGCATAA
- a CDS encoding methyl-accepting chemotaxis protein: MKLFQFTVARKLWALVIGLLAGMLLLVAGSLAYSKRVNEGVFTAALEAQTAAAQAKEWRILTQMSMDRFTAAAMSTEENLVEHQYKAMAGLIASINELRDKVLAQVHTQEAKSLMVDVNTHRDALFAVNKEVDQARQSKDFARSQKLIEERLNPMAQKYYAALDAYVQLQDRYRVQALEQGESSRSKAYVVIAVACGVIMFLGLATGLLIMRSITRPLVKAVELADAIAEGDLSFRTGHGSEDELGHLHQSLNAMAERLRSVVGQVRSGVESVSSASGQIATGNQDLSARTEQTAANLEETAASMEELTATVTQSADTARQANQLASTAAQAAEQGGRVVQQVVQSMGQITDSSRKIADIIGVIDSIAFQTNILALNAAVEAARAGEQGRGFAVVAGEVRSLAQRSAEAAKEIKQLITTSVDNVQSGSQQVELAGQSMSEIVASVRRVSDLIGEITASSTEQRDGINQVNQAVSNLDQMTQQNAALVEESSAAALSMQEQARRLAEVVSVFKLGRDTEAFEAMPVSLAKVTATTKAIRPAAQPVVAVPRLTEARPKARSVASTADDDSWEQF; encoded by the coding sequence ATGAAGTTGTTTCAATTCACCGTGGCCCGGAAGCTGTGGGCATTGGTGATCGGTCTTTTGGCGGGCATGTTGTTGCTGGTGGCAGGCAGCCTGGCTTATTCCAAGCGTGTCAACGAGGGCGTTTTTACGGCGGCGCTGGAGGCGCAGACGGCTGCTGCGCAGGCAAAGGAGTGGCGCATCCTGACCCAGATGAGCATGGATCGCTTCACGGCGGCCGCCATGTCCACGGAAGAGAATCTGGTCGAGCACCAGTACAAGGCCATGGCCGGTCTGATCGCCAGCATCAACGAGTTGCGCGACAAGGTGCTGGCACAGGTTCATACGCAAGAGGCCAAGAGCCTGATGGTCGATGTGAACACGCATAGAGATGCCTTGTTTGCGGTGAACAAGGAGGTGGATCAGGCTCGTCAATCCAAGGATTTCGCGCGTTCACAAAAGCTGATCGAAGAGCGGCTCAACCCCATGGCGCAAAAGTACTACGCGGCCCTGGATGCCTATGTGCAACTGCAGGACCGCTACCGGGTGCAGGCGCTGGAGCAGGGTGAGTCCAGCCGCTCCAAAGCCTATGTGGTGATCGCCGTCGCTTGCGGCGTCATCATGTTTTTGGGATTGGCGACTGGCTTGCTCATCATGCGCTCCATCACCCGGCCTCTTGTCAAGGCCGTGGAGCTGGCAGATGCGATCGCCGAGGGCGATCTGAGTTTCAGAACCGGGCATGGCAGCGAAGACGAGCTAGGGCATCTGCACCAGTCTCTGAATGCCATGGCCGAGCGCCTGCGCTCTGTCGTCGGCCAGGTGCGCTCGGGCGTGGAATCCGTCTCTTCGGCCTCGGGCCAGATTGCCACGGGCAACCAGGACCTGTCGGCCCGCACCGAGCAGACGGCGGCCAACCTCGAGGAAACCGCAGCCAGCATGGAAGAGCTGACGGCCACCGTCACCCAGTCTGCCGACACTGCGCGTCAGGCCAATCAACTGGCCTCGACCGCTGCCCAGGCAGCCGAGCAAGGCGGTCGCGTGGTGCAGCAGGTGGTGCAGAGCATGGGCCAGATCACCGACAGCAGCCGCAAGATTGCCGACATCATCGGCGTGATCGACTCCATTGCCTTCCAGACCAACATCCTGGCTCTGAATGCAGCCGTCGAGGCGGCACGCGCCGGCGAGCAGGGCCGTGGCTTTGCCGTGGTGGCGGGCGAGGTGCGCAGCCTGGCGCAGCGCAGCGCCGAGGCAGCCAAGGAGATCAAGCAGCTCATCACCACCAGCGTGGACAATGTGCAGTCGGGCTCGCAGCAGGTGGAGCTGGCGGGCCAGAGCATGAGCGAGATCGTGGCCAGCGTGCGCCGCGTCAGCGATCTGATCGGCGAGATCACGGCCTCGTCCACCGAGCAGCGCGACGGCATCAACCAGGTCAACCAGGCGGTGAGCAATCTGGATCAGATGACGCAGCAGAACGCGGCGCTGGTGGAGGAATCCAGTGCGGCAGCGCTGTCCATGCAGGAGCAGGCGCGTCGCCTGGCGGAAGTGGTGTCTGTCTTCAAGCTGGGACGCGATACCGAGGCTTTCGAGGCCATGCCCGTATCGCTTGCGAAAGTGACAGCGACGACCAAGGCGATCAGGCCCGCTGCTCAGCCTGTCGTAGCAGTTCCCAGGCTGACGGAGGCCAGACCCAAGGCACGGTCGGTCGCAAGCACTGCGGATGACGATAGCTGGGAACAGTTCTAA
- a CDS encoding phosphoglycerate mutase: MSLTAPLLPAAQALGTGAPEIIVAYASGPADIPQAWDGLQLPHLQALLATLAPTLLVQGDEMDFSPPHERVLARGMQLPDTPGLIPWAALAAGDSNQACAFITPCHWHITPDQVHQTDPASAPLDEDESRQLLALIAPWFSDDGITLEYLRADLWLARGAAFKDLATASMDRALGRDVRPWMPEPIQGAIIQRLQTELQMLLYTHVFNDQRAARGLPPINSFWVHGTGSLSSLPAASPAAVCVDDLRHTALQGNVQGWQKAWQTLDSGLIAELQQRAARGEPVKLTLCGERNAVQWQSQPRGLLDKIKSVFGTKRLPDLREML, encoded by the coding sequence ATGTCTTTGACCGCGCCTTTGCTGCCTGCCGCCCAAGCCCTGGGCACAGGCGCCCCTGAAATCATTGTTGCCTATGCCAGCGGCCCTGCCGACATTCCCCAGGCATGGGACGGTTTGCAACTCCCTCACCTTCAGGCCTTGCTGGCAACGCTGGCCCCGACCCTGCTGGTGCAGGGCGACGAGATGGACTTCTCCCCCCCGCATGAGCGAGTCCTGGCCCGTGGCATGCAGCTGCCCGATACACCCGGGCTGATTCCCTGGGCTGCGCTGGCGGCCGGAGACAGCAACCAGGCCTGTGCCTTCATCACGCCCTGCCACTGGCATATCACGCCGGACCAGGTCCACCAGACCGACCCGGCCAGCGCGCCACTGGACGAAGACGAATCCCGCCAGTTGCTGGCGTTGATCGCACCCTGGTTCAGCGACGACGGCATCACGCTGGAATATCTGCGTGCCGACCTCTGGCTGGCACGCGGAGCGGCCTTCAAGGACCTGGCTACCGCCTCGATGGACCGGGCACTGGGCCGCGACGTGCGCCCCTGGATGCCCGAGCCCATACAGGGAGCCATCATCCAGCGTCTGCAGACCGAGTTGCAGATGCTGCTCTACACCCATGTCTTCAACGACCAGCGTGCCGCACGCGGTCTACCGCCCATCAACTCCTTCTGGGTACATGGCACGGGAAGCCTGAGCAGCCTGCCCGCAGCGAGCCCTGCCGCAGTCTGTGTCGATGATCTGCGCCACACCGCGCTGCAGGGCAATGTGCAAGGCTGGCAAAAAGCCTGGCAGACGCTGGACAGCGGCCTGATCGCCGAGCTGCAGCAGCGGGCTGCCCGTGGCGAGCCCGTCAAGCTCACTCTCTGCGGCGAGCGCAATGCCGTGCAATGGCAAAGCCAGCCGCGCGGTCTGCTGGACAAGATCAAGAGTGTTTTTGGAACGAAACGCTTGCCTGACCTGCGAGAGATGCTATGA
- a CDS encoding methyl-accepting chemotaxis protein, translated as MKLNQFSVSQKLWALVIGLLAGLLLVSAGSLIYLDRVYVSISKEATRTRMAANIASEWRHLTEQSVDRSIVAAISSEENLVEQQRKLMSDGIAHITELQKKLNELVTDDESRKVLDEVAERRRATLESNAAVQAARKDNDFATAFDLVEKQLRPNAKVYVEAQRKFVQLQEQRSQRAIADGEARQSQAYVAIGLVCGLIVLLGLAMAALILRSIIAPLNEAVALADSIAAGDLTATVRNDRHDELGRLLKSLNAMAERLRSVVGQVRSGVESVSSASGQIATGNQDLSARTEQTAANLEETAASMEELTATVTQSADTARQANQLASTAAQAAEQGGRVVQQVVQSMGQITDSSRKIADIIGVIDSIAFQTNILALNAAVEAARAGEQGRGFAVVAGEVRSLAQRSAEAAKEIKQLITTSVDNVQSGSQQVELAGQSMSEIVASVRRVSDLIGEITASSTEQRDGINQVNQAVSNLDQMTQQNAALVEESSAAALSMQEQARRLAEVVSVFKLGHEAGYAKVATPQRSASRAMPAMAPVKQTAAAARPAIKKAPAGPAPTALSASKAKPAADSDDGDWETF; from the coding sequence ATGAAATTGAATCAGTTCTCTGTGTCACAAAAGCTGTGGGCTTTGGTGATTGGCTTGCTGGCGGGCTTGCTGCTGGTATCTGCAGGCAGCCTGATCTATCTGGATCGTGTGTATGTGAGCATCTCCAAGGAGGCCACACGTACCCGAATGGCTGCCAACATTGCCAGCGAGTGGCGTCATTTGACCGAGCAAAGTGTGGATCGCTCCATCGTCGCGGCCATTTCCTCCGAGGAAAACCTGGTGGAGCAGCAGCGCAAGCTGATGAGTGACGGGATTGCACATATCACCGAACTGCAGAAAAAGCTCAACGAGCTGGTCACTGACGATGAATCGCGCAAGGTGCTGGACGAGGTCGCCGAGCGCAGGCGCGCCACGCTGGAGAGCAATGCCGCCGTGCAGGCTGCGCGCAAAGACAATGATTTTGCGACTGCCTTCGATCTGGTTGAAAAGCAGCTGCGTCCCAACGCCAAGGTCTATGTGGAGGCGCAGCGCAAGTTCGTGCAGTTGCAGGAGCAACGTAGCCAGCGTGCGATTGCCGATGGCGAAGCACGTCAGTCTCAGGCCTATGTGGCTATCGGTCTGGTCTGCGGCCTGATCGTTCTGCTGGGTCTGGCGATGGCGGCTCTGATCCTGCGCTCGATCATCGCTCCGTTGAATGAGGCGGTAGCTCTGGCCGATTCCATCGCTGCCGGCGACTTGACGGCCACCGTGCGCAATGACCGTCATGACGAACTGGGCCGTCTGCTCAAGTCCCTGAACGCCATGGCAGAGCGCCTGCGCTCTGTCGTCGGCCAGGTACGCTCGGGCGTGGAATCCGTCTCTTCGGCCTCGGGCCAGATTGCCACGGGCAACCAGGACCTGTCGGCACGCACCGAACAGACGGCGGCCAACCTCGAGGAAACCGCGGCCAGCATGGAAGAGCTGACGGCCACCGTCACCCAGTCTGCCGACACTGCGCGTCAGGCCAATCAACTGGCCTCGACCGCTGCCCAGGCGGCCGAGCAAGGCGGTCGCGTGGTGCAGCAGGTGGTGCAGAGCATGGGCCAGATCACCGACAGCAGCCGCAAGATTGCCGACATCATCGGCGTGATCGACTCCATTGCCTTCCAGACCAATATCCTGGCTCTGAATGCAGCCGTGGAAGCGGCACGCGCCGGCGAGCAGGGCCGTGGCTTTGCCGTGGTGGCGGGCGAGGTGCGCAGCCTGGCGCAGCGCAGCGCCGAGGCAGCCAAGGAGATCAAGCAGCTCATCACCACCAGCGTGGACAATGTGCAGTCGGGCTCGCAACAGGTGGAGCTGGCGGGCCAGAGCATGAGCGAGATCGTGGCCAGCGTGCGCCGCGTCAGCGATCTGATCGGAGAGATCACGGCCTCGTCCACCGAGCAGCGCGACGGCATCAACCAGGTCAACCAGGCGGTGAGCAATCTGGATCAGATGACGCAGCAGAACGCGGCTCTGGTGGAGGAATCCAGTGCGGCGGCGCTGTCCATGCAGGAGCAGGCGCGTCGCCTGGCCGAAGTGGTCTCAGTCTTCAAGCTCGGCCATGAAGCCGGCTATGCCAAGGTCGCCACACCTCAGCGCTCGGCCAGCCGCGCCATGCCGGCCATGGCGCCGGTGAAGCAGACTGCTGCTGCAGCCAGACCCGCGATCAAGAAAGCGCCTGCTGGCCCGGCTCCCACAGCACTGAGTGCCAGCAAGGCCAAGCCTGCTGCGGACTCCGACGATGGGGACTGGGAAACTTTCTAA
- a CDS encoding sulfatase: protein MTRPNIIFIVADDLGYADLGCYGGRDAEFGPVSPVLDRLAANGLRLTQGYANSPVCSPTRFALATARYQYRLRGAAEEPINSKTRGTPLGAKLGLPPEIPTVASLLKGAGYRTALIGKWHLGYPPHFGPLRSGYEEYFGPMSGGVDYFTHLSSSGQHDLWVGEEEHHDEGYLTDLLSQRSVDFVNRMSEGNSPFFLSLHYTAPHWPWETRDDRETAEQLGAGITHLAGGNIHQYRRMIHHMDEGIGWIVEALRKNGQLDNTLIVFTSDNGGERFSDSWPLVGGKMDLTEGGIRVPWIAHWPAVIDAHRSSAQPCMTMDWSATVLDAAGVSADPDYPLDGVSILPVLRSDGAEFARPLYWRMLYRNQRALREGEWKYLRVEDNEYLFNLAQDERERANLAGQHPERLQAMRQRWDDWNANMPAIADDASYSLVYTLKNMPAR, encoded by the coding sequence ATGACCCGCCCCAACATCATCTTCATCGTCGCCGACGATCTCGGCTATGCCGACCTGGGCTGCTACGGCGGCCGCGATGCCGAGTTCGGTCCGGTATCCCCGGTGCTCGATCGCCTGGCGGCCAACGGCCTCAGGCTCACCCAGGGCTATGCCAATTCACCCGTGTGCTCGCCCACACGTTTTGCCTTGGCCACGGCCCGCTATCAATACCGCTTGCGCGGCGCGGCCGAGGAGCCCATCAACAGCAAGACGCGCGGCACGCCGCTGGGCGCCAAGCTGGGCCTGCCGCCCGAAATCCCCACCGTTGCCTCGCTGCTCAAGGGCGCGGGCTACCGCACGGCACTGATAGGCAAATGGCATCTGGGTTACCCTCCCCACTTCGGCCCGCTGCGCTCGGGCTACGAGGAATACTTCGGCCCCATGTCGGGCGGCGTGGATTACTTCACCCATCTGAGCAGCTCGGGCCAGCACGATCTGTGGGTGGGCGAAGAGGAGCACCACGACGAAGGCTATCTGACCGACCTGCTATCCCAGCGTAGCGTGGACTTCGTCAACCGCATGAGCGAAGGCAACTCCCCCTTCTTCTTGAGCCTTCACTACACGGCGCCGCACTGGCCCTGGGAAACCCGTGATGACCGTGAGACTGCCGAGCAGTTGGGGGCGGGCATCACGCATCTGGCGGGCGGCAATATTCACCAGTACCGCCGCATGATTCATCACATGGATGAAGGCATAGGCTGGATCGTCGAAGCACTGCGCAAAAACGGCCAACTCGACAACACGCTGATCGTCTTCACCAGCGATAACGGCGGCGAGCGCTTCTCGGACAGCTGGCCTCTCGTGGGCGGCAAGATGGACCTGACCGAAGGCGGCATTCGCGTGCCCTGGATCGCCCACTGGCCCGCCGTGATCGATGCCCATCGCAGCAGCGCCCAGCCATGCATGACCATGGACTGGTCGGCCACGGTGCTGGACGCAGCCGGTGTAAGCGCCGATCCGGACTACCCGCTGGACGGCGTCTCCATCCTGCCCGTGCTGCGCAGCGACGGTGCGGAGTTTGCCCGACCGCTGTACTGGCGCATGCTCTACCGCAACCAGCGTGCGCTGCGCGAAGGCGAATGGAAATACCTGCGCGTGGAAGACAACGAATACCTGTTCAATCTGGCGCAGGACGAACGCGAGCGTGCCAATCTGGCCGGCCAGCACCCCGAGCGCCTGCAGGCCATGCGACAGCGCTGGGACGACTGGAATGCCAACATGCCCGCCATTGCCGATGATGCGAGTTACAGCCTGGTCTACACCCTGAAAAATATGCCGGCGAGGTGA
- a CDS encoding MarR family winged helix-turn-helix transcriptional regulator gives MLLFRISRFFGVAGGMAMRMCEAHFGLTRREWGVMATLATEEGLLSSELAQKVQLDRARTSRALSGLEEKGWVLRKPLDGDRRRVAIYLTEEGRRMYGLILPEMVKIHADIVSVLSDEELALFDGLLAKLQAHAVTLEQQERYADLPRIGRSRPPR, from the coding sequence ATGCTGCTGTTTCGCATCAGCCGCTTCTTTGGCGTGGCGGGCGGCATGGCCATGCGCATGTGCGAGGCTCACTTCGGCCTGACGCGCCGCGAATGGGGCGTGATGGCGACGCTGGCGACCGAGGAGGGTTTGCTGTCCTCCGAGCTGGCGCAGAAGGTGCAGCTGGACAGGGCGCGCACTTCGCGGGCGCTCAGTGGCCTGGAGGAAAAAGGCTGGGTGCTGCGCAAGCCTCTGGATGGAGATCGCCGGCGCGTGGCCATTTATCTGACCGAGGAGGGGCGGCGCATGTACGGCCTGATCCTGCCCGAGATGGTCAAGATTCATGCCGACATCGTGTCCGTCCTCAGCGATGAAGAGCTGGCCTTGTTTGACGGCCTGCTGGCCAAGCTTCAGGCCCATGCGGTGACGCTGGAGCAGCAGGAGCGATACGCGGATTTGCCGCGCATAGGGCGCAGCAGGCCGCCCCGATAG
- a CDS encoding tripartite tricarboxylate transporter substrate binding protein, which translates to MARLTAPRRLLQTSLALLLGCSVFASQAQPADGAAASAWPGKPVRLIASFAPGGAVDILARGVGEVLQRETKQPFVVENRTGAGGNIGADYVAKAAADGYTMLIGLDTSFTVNPLIYKSMPFKNGDLRPVMVFASQGMLMAVSPKTNIKTLEQFIARGKDKGLTLGSAGYGTPGHLASSILTYATGAKVNHVPYKGNAPATLAMLSGEVDGGVISSTAMLPHVTTGKITPLAVTTAQRNPLLPEVPSVTELGHKELQQEVLFAAWVPSSTPEPLVQKIQAQFEKAMKDGTLRERMRVNDMVYEGLTGDAAAKRIQALTDRYRVLAQATGMKME; encoded by the coding sequence ATGGCTCGCCTGACTGCACCCCGCCGCCTTCTTCAAACCAGCCTGGCTTTGCTGCTGGGCTGCTCCGTCTTCGCCTCCCAGGCTCAACCTGCTGATGGCGCGGCCGCCTCTGCCTGGCCCGGCAAGCCGGTTCGACTGATCGCCTCCTTCGCTCCCGGAGGAGCGGTGGACATACTGGCGCGCGGCGTCGGAGAAGTGCTTCAACGCGAGACCAAGCAGCCATTCGTGGTGGAGAATCGCACCGGCGCCGGCGGCAACATAGGAGCCGATTACGTCGCCAAGGCTGCCGCCGACGGCTACACCATGCTGATCGGCCTGGACACGAGCTTCACGGTCAACCCGCTGATCTACAAAAGCATGCCGTTCAAAAATGGCGACCTGCGTCCTGTCATGGTGTTCGCCTCGCAAGGCATGCTGATGGCGGTCAGCCCCAAGACCAATATCAAGACACTGGAGCAGTTCATCGCCCGCGGCAAGGACAAGGGCCTGACCCTGGGGTCCGCCGGCTATGGAACCCCCGGCCATCTGGCCTCCAGCATCCTGACTTACGCCACCGGTGCCAAGGTCAACCATGTGCCCTACAAAGGCAATGCACCTGCCACGCTGGCGATGCTCTCGGGCGAGGTGGACGGCGGCGTCATCAGCTCCACCGCCATGCTGCCCCATGTGACCACTGGAAAGATCACCCCGCTGGCGGTGACCACGGCCCAACGCAACCCCTTGCTGCCGGAAGTCCCGTCGGTGACCGAACTGGGACACAAGGAGCTGCAGCAGGAAGTGCTTTTCGCCGCCTGGGTGCCCAGCAGCACGCCTGAGCCGCTGGTGCAGAAAATCCAGGCCCAGTTCGAGAAGGCAATGAAGGACGGCACATTGCGTGAACGCATGCGTGTCAACGACATGGTCTACGAAGGACTGACAGGCGATGCAGCCGCCAAGCGCATTCAGGCCCTGACCGACCGCTACCGGGTGCTGGCCCAGGCCACGGGCATGAAGATGGAATAA
- the recJ gene encoding single-stranded-DNA-specific exonuclease RecJ translates to MKIIPRSVPNDSVSALLQAKIHPLLAQLYAARGVCSADELDDAPARLLPPSGLRGIDTAVQLLADAITAQKRLCIVADYDCDGATACAVGLRGLRMLGAAHADYLVPDRVVDGYGLTTPISRRVKETGADMLITVDNGIASVEGVAVAKELGMSVVVTDHHLPGDHLPLADAIVNPNQPGCEFASKSMAGVGVMFYVLLALRTELRNRGRFDRHNQPRLEQLLPLVALGTVADVVKLDANNRRLVALGLKQIRKGVMQPGIRALFEASGRRFDMATTIDFGFALGPRINAAGRLADMTIGIECLTTEDVSRADNLARMLDSINRERREIEVSMREHALLMAEGLCEDGMTPPPAISVFDPDFHEGVVGVVASRIKDKLHRPTFVFAASGAPGKEHELKGSGRSIPGFHLRDALDLVSKRHPGLILRFGGHAMAAGCTIAEAHFDEFEKAFAQVAREWLDAATLTRRLETDGPLSPQWLDTGLIEQMQLAVWGQGFAAPTFSEELEITSQRLVGEKHLKLELLHHGFKIDGIWFNHTDPLPARTTLAYRLDINEWRGERKVQFLVEAAQDFEGGAGNMGF, encoded by the coding sequence ATGAAAATAATCCCCAGGTCCGTGCCCAATGACAGTGTCTCTGCACTACTGCAGGCCAAGATTCATCCCTTGCTGGCCCAGCTCTATGCAGCACGCGGCGTTTGCTCCGCCGACGAGCTGGACGATGCACCGGCCCGGCTGCTCCCGCCCTCGGGCCTGCGCGGCATCGATACTGCCGTGCAGCTGCTGGCTGATGCCATCACCGCGCAAAAGCGTCTGTGCATCGTCGCCGACTATGACTGCGATGGAGCCACGGCCTGCGCCGTGGGCCTGCGCGGCCTGCGCATGCTGGGCGCAGCCCATGCCGACTACCTCGTGCCCGACCGCGTGGTCGACGGCTATGGCCTGACGACCCCCATCTCGCGCCGCGTCAAGGAGACCGGTGCCGACATGCTGATCACCGTGGACAACGGCATTGCCAGCGTCGAAGGCGTGGCCGTGGCCAAGGAGCTGGGCATGTCGGTCGTGGTGACCGACCACCATCTGCCGGGCGACCACCTGCCGCTGGCCGATGCCATCGTCAATCCCAACCAGCCCGGCTGCGAGTTCGCGAGCAAGTCCATGGCCGGTGTGGGCGTCATGTTCTATGTGCTGCTGGCCCTGCGCACCGAGCTGCGCAACCGTGGCCGCTTTGATCGCCACAACCAGCCCCGTCTCGAGCAATTGCTGCCCCTGGTAGCACTGGGCACGGTGGCCGACGTGGTCAAGCTCGATGCCAATAACCGCCGCCTGGTGGCACTGGGCCTCAAGCAGATTCGCAAAGGCGTCATGCAGCCCGGCATACGCGCGCTGTTCGAGGCATCGGGCCGCCGCTTCGACATGGCCACCACCATCGACTTCGGCTTTGCCCTGGGCCCGCGCATCAATGCCGCCGGTCGTCTGGCCGACATGACCATAGGCATCGAGTGCCTGACCACGGAAGATGTCAGCCGCGCCGACAATCTGGCACGCATGCTGGACAGCATCAACCGTGAACGCCGCGAGATCGAAGTAAGCATGCGCGAGCATGCCCTGCTCATGGCCGAAGGCCTGTGCGAGGACGGCATGACGCCGCCGCCTGCCATCAGCGTGTTCGACCCCGACTTTCATGAAGGCGTGGTCGGAGTGGTGGCTTCGCGCATCAAGGACAAGCTGCACCGGCCCACGTTTGTCTTTGCAGCCAGCGGCGCCCCGGGCAAGGAACACGAGCTCAAGGGCTCGGGCCGCTCCATTCCTGGCTTTCATCTGCGCGATGCGCTGGATCTGGTCAGCAAGCGCCACCCCGGTCTGATACTGCGTTTTGGCGGCCACGCCATGGCGGCAGGCTGCACCATCGCGGAAGCGCACTTTGACGAGTTCGAAAAGGCTTTTGCCCAGGTCGCCAGGGAATGGCTGGATGCCGCCACGCTGACGCGCAGGCTGGAGACCGATGGCCCGCTGTCGCCCCAATGGCTGGACACCGGCCTGATCGAACAAATGCAGCTGGCCGTCTGGGGCCAGGGCTTTGCCGCCCCGACTTTCAGCGAAGAGCTGGAAATCACCTCGCAGCGCCTGGTCGGCGAAAAGCACCTGAAGCTGGAACTGCTGCACCATGGCTTCAAGATCGACGGCATCTGGTTCAACCACACCGACCCTCTGCCCGCGCGCACCACCCTGGCCTATCGCCTGGACATCAACGAATGGCGCGGCGAACGCAAGGTGCAATTTCTCGTGGAAGCCGCACAGGACTTCGAGGGCGGTGCCGGCAACATGGGCTTCTGA